A window of the Juglans microcarpa x Juglans regia isolate MS1-56 chromosome 5D, Jm3101_v1.0, whole genome shotgun sequence genome harbors these coding sequences:
- the LOC121265771 gene encoding thioredoxin H-type, translated as MGLCFGKSQTDEDDSVKNVEFAGGNVHLITTTESWDQKLAEASKDGKIVIANFSATWCGPCKMVAPFYRELSEKYPSIMFLLIDVEELTEFSASWDIKATPTFFFLRDGQQVDKLVGANKPELQKRVTAIVDSTTQRQN; from the exons ATGGGACTTTGCTTCGGTAAG TCTCAAACTGATGAAGATGATTCTGTGAAGAATGTCGAGTTTGCTGGTGGGAATGTGCACCTCATCACCACCACAGAATCTTGGGATCAAAAGTTGGCAGAAGCAAGTAAGGATGGAAAGATT GTAATTGCAAACTTCAGTGCAACATGGTGTGGTCCTTGTAAGATGGTTGCGCCATTTTACCGTGAATTATCTGAGAAATACCCATCCATCATGTTCTTATTGATCGATGTGGAAGAACTAACG GAATTTAGTGCTTCGTGGGATATCAAAGCCACTCCAACATTCTTCTTTCTCAGAGATGGACAGCAAGTTGACAAGCTTGTAGGAGCCAACAAGCCAGAGCTACAGAAGAGGGTAACTGCAATTGTAGATTCAACTACCCAACGTCAGAATTGA
- the LOC121265938 gene encoding 14-3-3-like protein GF14 lambda, whose product MVKHQIPPTSASESKVFYLKMKGDYHRYLAEFKSENERKAAAKDTMLAYKAALYSSSYDYETPKGHGVAVGLRPGMGVQLAFNTAYHPQTDEQTEAVNKWVENYLRSYVSDRPKEWAQWVELAEWCYNSSQHASIKIFPFETLYGYASPQLRHYIKGTTRAEEVDLTLQN is encoded by the exons ATGGTAAAACACCAAATACCACCTACCTCTGCTAGTGAGTCCAAGGTCTTCTATTTGAAGATGAAAGGGGATTACCATCGCTACTTGGCCGAGTTCAAGTCCGAGAATGAGAGGAAAGCCGCTGCTAAGGATACCATGCTCGCGTACAAGGCTGCTCTGTATTCAAGCT cTTATGACTATGAGACACCCAAGGGCCATGGCGTTGCTGTGGGCTTGAGGCCAGGAATG GGTGTTCAATTAGCCTTCAATACTGCCTATCATCCTCAAACAGATGAGCAAACCGAGGCTGTTAACAAGTGGGTGGAGAATTATTTGAGGAGCTATGTCTCAGACAGGCCTAAGGAGTGGGCACAATGGGTTGAACTTGCGGAATGGTGTTATAATTCCAGTCAACATGCATCTATAAAGATTTTCCCTTTTGAAACTCTATATGGTTATGCATCCCCTCAACTAAGACATTACATCAAAGGCACGACAAGAGCTGAAGAAGTGGATCTTACCTTGCAAAACTGA
- the LOC121264500 gene encoding LOW QUALITY PROTEIN: receptor-like protein kinase FERONIA (The sequence of the model RefSeq protein was modified relative to this genomic sequence to represent the inferred CDS: inserted 1 base in 1 codon): MMKNTNKFAVVSAIPIILLYLAFTSIHVILAQNFVPSEKFLLDCGATSETTDTDGRKWTSDVKSKYLMAGGNSTISEAATQDPSVPQVPYMTARVFYSNFTYRIPVISGRKFVRLYFYPASYANLTASNSIFSVTAGSYTLLNNFSAAQTTEALNFAFIVKEYSINVDGDKLDITFVPSPKAPKAFAFVNGIEIVSMPDIYGSTDGSLMIVGQSSPFEIDNSTALENVYRLNVGGNDISPSKDTGLYRSWYDDSPYLYGAALGXTLAADPNTDIVYPIDMPTYVAPVNVYSTARSMGPNPQINLNYNLTWIFSVDSGFAYLVRLHFCEIAPNITKINQRVFDIFLYNQTAMNGADVVAWAGQQDDVPVYKDYVVLVPSGSPQQDLWLDLHPDASDKPNYYDAILNGIEIFKVNDSRGNLAGPNPTPLPRQDVIDPPKARPSSGNGKTKNQKVIIIGVVSGGIALALVVGFFLIAAYRRRHGKESSAIEGPSGWLPLSLYGNSHSAGSAKTNTTGSYASSHPSNLCRHFSFAEIKAATKNFDEALLLGVGGFGKVYKGEVDGGTTKVAIKRGNPLSEQGVHEFQTEIEMLSKLRHRHLVSLIGYCEENCEMILVYDYMAHGTLREHLYKSQKPPLPWKQRLEICIGAARGLHYLHTGAKHTIIHRDVKTTNILLDEKWVAKVSDFGLSKTGPTLDNTHVSTVVKGSFGYLDPEYFRRQQLTEKSDVYSFGVVLFEILCARPALNPTLPKEQVSLAEWAAHCHKKGILDQIMDPYLKGKISSECFKKFAETAMKCVSDQGIERPSMGDVLWNLEFGLQLQESAEESGQGIGGMDIEEEPFVPCKGKKDPDASRGFDGNATDSRSSGMSMSIGGRSVASEDSDGLTPSAVFSQIMNPKGR; encoded by the exons ATGATGAAGAACACCAATAAATTTGCTGTTGTGTCTGCTATACCCATTATCCTTCTTTATTTGGCCTTCACATCGATCCATGTTATTCTGGCCCAAAACTTTGTTCCGTCCGAGAAATTCCTCCTAGATTGTGGAGCAACCTCGGAAACCACTGATACCGATGGCCGGAAGTGGACCTCAGATGTTAAGTCCAAGTATCTAATGGCGGGTGGCAACTCCACCATCTCCGAAGCTGCTACTCAGGACCCTTCGGTCCCTCAAGTCCCTTACATGACTGCTAGGGTCTTCTACTCTAATTTTACATATAGAATTCCTGTTATCTCCGGTCGTAAATTTGTACGGCTTTACTTCTACCCTGCTTCTTATGCGAACTTAACTGCCTCCAATTCCATCTTCTCGGTGACGGCAGGGTCGTATACTCTGCTCAACAACTTCAGTGCTGCACAGACCACGGAAGCTTTGAATTTTGCATTTATTGTGAAGGAGTATTCGATAAATGTTGATGGTGACAAATTGGATATAACTTTCGTCCCGTCTCCCAAAGCTCCGAAGGCATTTGCATTCGTGAATGGGATTGAGATTGTATCCATGCCTGACATTTATGGTTCCACTGATGGAAGTCTCATGATTGTGGGCCAGTCTTCTCCTTTCGAGATCGACAATAGCACTGCTCTTGAGAATGTTTATCGCTTGAATGTGGGTGGAAATGATATCTCGCCATCCAAGGATACAGGTCTTTATAGATCTTGGTATGACGACTCGCCATACCTCTATGGGGCTGCGCTCG TTACATTGGCTGCTGATCCAAACACAGACATCGTGTATCCGATAGATATGCCTACTTATGTTGCTCCAGTGAATGTTTATAGCACTGCAAGATCAATGGGGCCAAATCCTCAGATCAATCTCAATTACAATTTGACTTGGATTTTCTCAGTCGACTCAGGATTCGCTTACCTAGTTCGGCTTCATTTCTGCGAGATTGCACCAAATATAACCAAGATCAATCAAAGAGTGTTTGATATCTTCCTTTACAATCAAACTGCTATGAATGGGGCGGATGTTGTTGCATGGGCAGGTCAGCAAGATGATGTTCCAGTGTACAAGGATTATGTGGTTCTTGTTCCAAGTGGAAGCCCACAGCAGGATTTGTGGCTTGATCTACATCCAGATGCGTCTGACAAGCCCAACTATTATGATGCAATCCTGAATGGAATAGAAATATTCAAAGTTAATGATTCAAGGGGTAATCTCGCAGGGCCTAATCCTACTCCTCTTCCTAGACAGGATGTGATTGACCCACCAAAGGCTAGACCATCATCTGGTAATGGTAAAACAAAGAATCAGAAAGTGATTATCATTGGGGTTGTTAGTGGTGGAATCGCCTTAGCCCTTGTTGTTGGCTTCTTTCTTATTGCTGCTTACCGCCGTAGGCATGGGAAGGAGTCAAGTGCAATTGAAGGTCCTTCAGGGTGGCTTCCACTTTCTCTATATGGTAATTCACATTCTGCTGGTTCGGCCAAGACAAACACTACAGGAAGTTACGCGTCCTCACATCCTTCAAACCTTTGCCGCCACTTCTCATTTGCTGAGATCAAGGCAGCCACCAAGAACTTTGACGAGGCTCTACTCCTTGGGGTTGGAGGTTTTGGTAAAGTTTACAAGGGAGAAGTTGATGGTGGAACAACCAAAGTGGCAATCAAGCGTGGAAACCCACTATCGGAGCAAGGAGTACATGAGTTCCAAACTGAAATTGAAATGCTTTCAAAACTTCGTCATCGCCACCTTGTCTCGTTGATTGGCTATTGTGAAGAAAACtgtgaaatgattcttgttTATGACTACATGGCTCACGGAACGCTGCGTGAGCATCTTTACAAGAGCCAAAAACCTCCACTGCCCTGGAAGCAAAGGCTTGAGATCTGCATTGGAGCTGCTCGCGGCTTACACTATCTCCACACTGGCGCCAAGCACACTATTATCCACCGAGATGTTAAGACAACGAACATCCTTTTGGATGAGAAGTGGGTTGCAAAGGTTTCTGATTTTGGGTTATCTAAAACAGGTCCCACATTGGATAACACGCATGTCAGCACTGTTGTTAAAGGTAGTTTTGGGTATTTGGATCCTGAGTACTTCAGGAGGCAGCAACTGACCGAAAAATCTGATGTTTACTCATTTGGAGTTGTTCTTTTTGAGATCTTGTGTGCTCGCCCAGCTTTGAACCCAACACTTCCAAAGGAGCAAGTGAGCTTGGCAGAGTGGGCAGCTCATTGCCACAAGAAAGGCATTCTTGATCAGATAATGGATCCTTATCTAAAGGGGAAGATTTCTTCCGAATGCTTCAAGAAGTTTGCCGAGACTGCAATGAAGTGTGTGTCTGATCAGGGCATTGAAAGGCCATCGATGGGTGATGTGTTGTGGAACCTAGAGTTTGGTTTGCAGCTACAGGAGAGTGCGGAGGAGAGTGGCCAAGGCATTGGTGGAATGGATATCGAGGAGGAGCCATTCGTACCTTGTAAAGGGAAGAAAGATCCTGATGCATCCCGAGGTTTTGATGGTAATGCCACCGACTCGAGGAGCAGTGGAATGAGTATGAGCATTGGCGGTCGAAGTGTAGCCAGTGAAGACTCGGATGGGTTGACACCAAGTGCTGTGTTCTCGCAGATCATGAACCCAAAAGGACGTTGA